GCGGTTCGAGATCGGAGAATTTCAGGGGCGGAACACCACCTTTCAAAATTTCGGTTTTGTTTTCCGGGTCGGTATATGATAGAAAACAATGGTTGTTTTTTTCGGGAACTCGTTTGATCCGATTGGTTTCCACGCCCGGATACTTCTTAAAGATATTCATGACCCGGCGATAGCAGTCCCGGCCGACCAGGCAAGCCGGAATGATTTCGGCCCTGTTTTTTAAAAGATTGGAGAGGGCGGCCAGATTGTAGAGAATTCCTCCCCATCCCTCGCGTGATATACCATCAGCCAGCCGGATGCTGTCGCGGTTGATGGTTCCAATTACGCCGATTTTCATGGATCACCATTCAATCAGGCCTTTTCCATCAGCCGAAAGGAGTCCAGAAACCGTTCCATATCCGGTGAAGAAGTGTTTTTCATCACGGTTCCGGCGGTAACCTGGAACAAACGGCGTCCGACCAGATAGATACGCATCTTCATCACTCCCCGCCCGCCGGCAATTTCGATTTCGAATTCCCGGCCGGGGTGATCGCCGATATGAATGGGCCGGTCATCCAATAATCGGCCTTTGATATTGGCTACGGCTCCGTCACGGGCACCGGACAAGATATTTTCGGCCGGGGTGCTGTCGATAAAAATCTGCGGGTAATCGGACCAGGCCACGCCATAGAAATAATCATCTATCCGGATCATATTGGTTGTCATTTCGATCGGTCCCACGGCGGTGCCGACCAGGATGGTGGTATCGGCCAGGGGACCGGGAGAGGTCACGGCAAAACCTCCAGGGGAGGAATGAAATTCCGTCCAGCCGGATTTTGTGCAGGCCCCCAGAGCCAGCATCAGGACTATTAATATCAAGCCTTTTATTCTCACAATTATTTACCCCCATCATTCATTTGGCCAAAGTTTCCGTACTGCCTGAAAGACTTCATCGACTGTGATATCTTCCATACAACGCATATAAGCCTTACCGTTAAGCGGGCAGTTGTTTTTTACACATGAAATGCACTCCAGATTGTCTTTGATAATAACGATTTTTTTGTCGGCCAGGGGCGAGGTTTCGGCGGGGCGGTCGGCCCCGGAGAGGACTACCAATGGAAGCCCGACCGCGGCGGCAAGATGGGCCAGCCCCGAATCATTGCCGACAAACAACCGGGCCAGAGACAACACGGCCGTGGCCGTGGCGATATCGGTTTCGCCGCAGAGATTGACCATGTCGGGGTTGTCCCGGGCGATTTCATCCCCGGCCGCCTTTTCATGGATGGTTCCGATCAGGACTACACCGACTCCAATCTCGCTAATGATACTCCGGGTCAGTTGTCCATAGCGATCACTGCCCCACCGCCGGGAGGGGGCTATGGCCTGGGGAGCCAGGGCCACAAAGGCATCCCCCTTCCTGATTCCATGGGCGGCCAAAAGACCGACCGCCGCCCCGATGGCATGGTCGGTCGGTTTTATTTCCGGGCGCTCGGATTTAAGATGAAGGCTTAAATTCGATTCCAGTATATGCCGGTACTGCCGGGAGCGATGCCAGACGCCATCTCCCGGCGGCCGCAGGCCGCCGTTAAGCAGTGGTCCGCGATGGTCGGTAATATAACCGCATCGGCGCCTTACTCCCGCGAGAAAAAAGGACAGGGCCGAGGAAAAGGACGGGGTTAAAAGATAACCCAGGTCGTATTTCATACCCGAAAGCAATTTTCTCTGGGCCATTATCGCCCGGAATCCGTGAAGATCGCGCCCCTGCAGACCGATCAAGGCAACCCGGTCAGCGAAGTCATAGATCGGGGCGGTATAATCGGGCAGCATCAGGCTGATCCGATCTTCGGGACAATGCCGGACAAAGGCGGTCACAGCCGGTTGGGCCATGATGGCATCGCCCAGATGATTGGGAATTCTGATAACGATATTTTTCATTCTTTGCTCGGGTCCAAGTGCCCGCGACTGTATTTCAATCGAGCTTCCAGCGCCGATGGGTCCACATCCACTGTTCCGGGTACTGCCGGATAACTGACTCCAGCAGCGAAGTGTACTGCTGGGTGATATCTTTAATATCTTTTTCTTTGTCGCCGCTGTTTGGCGGGTATATCGGCGGCATGGCAATAATCCGAAAAAGATTATACCTGATTCGGATCATTAGCCCCAGAACCAGCGGGGATCCCACCTGGACGACAAACGAGGCGGCTCCTTTGGGGGTCGAGGCGGGCCGGTCGAAAAGCCGGACAACGACTCCACCCGAGGCCGAATGATGGTCCGAGACGAAAGCTACCCGGTGATTATTTTTCAGGGCTTTGATAACATGGCGAGCGGCCACCCCGACCGGAATGATTCCGACCTCGGCCGCGCGCCGTAAATTGTTGATCATCTTATCGACATAAGGGTTATGCTGCTGTCCGACGAGTAAATCGGCAGGCTGACCCAATGAGGCCAACCAGCCCCCGAGATATTCCCAGTTTCCGATGTGGCCGGTGATAAACACTACCCCTTTATCCTGTTTCAGACAGCTCTCCATTATATCTTCCCCCTCGGTACCGGGGATAACTTTTCGGAATCCCTTACGAGCGACAACCGGGAGACGCATGAATTCAATCGTGGTCCGGGCGAAATTAACAAAGGCCAGGCGGGCAATTCGGCGGCATTCATCCTCGGACTTTTCTTTCTTAAAAGCCCGGTGAAGATTATTGAGGGCAATCCGCCGCCGGGAGGCCAGGACATAAAAGGCCAAACCACCCAGTCCGACGGCTACCTTGTCAGCCAGCCAGCCGGGCATCAACTGCACAGTTCGGGCCAGGATCCAGAAAGCGGCATATTCAAAGCCATGGCTTATCTTCATCGTCTATCTTCTCCGGGTTATCGGGGTCGCCGTAATCGAAATCGGTGGAATGAAGCTCTTCCTCCCGGTCCCATTTATCGTAATATTTCTGTTTTTTGCGGAATTTCAAATAAGCGCCGACCAGTACCACCAGGGCCAGGAATAACCACAGCAGGGAGAGGTCGCCGAACAACGTCATGAAATTGTACCTCGTTTTCAGATGCTCGAAAAATTCTTTCTCAAACTCGTCACAGGTGGCGCCGATGGCGGCATATATCGCCTCATCGGCCGACCGCCTGGCCCTCAGGCTGTCGAGGAGAATATTAAACGACTCAATCTCGTAAACATCAACTAAATATTTCACGGCCAGATATGATTCGGTATAAGCGGTCCGGGCACGGCCCTCCGGAAAAAGATTGAGTTTCTCGATATCTTTCAAAGGTACCAGGCTGTTGAAAACCACTGCCTTCGACATATCGAAATTGTCTGACCATCCCCATTCGGCCGAAATATACATCGCTACCCCCTCATCCAGCCAGCGGGGCGGATCGACATGAAACAAACGGTGATGCAAGGCCAGATGGCCGTACTCGTGACGGATCAGCATATTTAACGATTTACCAAGCCTGAAATGGGCCGGGGATTTGACGGCTACCATCTCCCGGTACGGAAGGGCTACGGCCGCTCCCCAATCGGGGAAGGCAGAGCCGATCAACTTCCTGAAATCCTCAAGATTGTCGCGGATATAGACAGTCGGTTTATAATCCAGGGAATCGCGGAGGAGATTAATCAGGCGGGTGCGGGCGATGGTAATGGCGGTATCGGTGGTTTCCAAAAAGATTTCGCTTGAAGCGCTGTAAGTAAAATACGGCCTCTCGACGACCTTGATTTCGCCGTCGGCAACAGCCATGAATGACAGAGAAAAGAAACAAATGGCTGTCAATATTATTGATCGACCTGAATTCATAATGCGATCAAGATAATAAGATCGATCCGACTTGGCAAACCTGATCGGCTTTATTTACGGTCCGGGCCGATTTGACACGGATTTACATATAATTAATTAGTTGACAAGGGCGAGCGTTATTTTAATCTTATAAGATTATGGCGGGTTTGCGACCCGCGCGAAAGGTGAGGAAATGAGCATTCTTAACCAAAATGTGCTGGTTTTGAATCAAAACTACGAGCCGCTTTCGGTTTGTTCCGCGCGGCGGGCTTTTCTACTTCTTTATATGGGCAAGGCGGAGATGATCGAAACCTATAACGGCGTGAAAATCAGATCGGTTTTAACATCCTATCCCCTGCCCTCGGTCGTCCGGCTGGAACGGTATATCAAATCCCCCCGGAAGAAAATCCTGTTGACCCGGAAAAATATCATTATTCGTGACGGTTCCACCTGCTGCTATTGTGGAACCACTCGCGGGCCGATGACGGTGGATCATATTATCCCGAAGAATCTGGGCGGTTCCGATTCCTGGGAAAATCTGGTCTGCGCCTGCGAATCATGCAATAATAAAAAGGGCCATCGAACCCCGTCCCAGGCCGGAATGAAACTGCTCAAAAAACCGAAACGGCCCAACCATATCACTTATATCCAGCGTTTTATCGGGGTGACCGATGACCGCTGGAAACCCTATCTGTTCATGGAGTGATCCGCCTTTGAGTATTAAAGAAACGATCTTGTCGGGCATGCAGCCAACCGGAAAACTGCATCTGGGGAATCTTGAGGGAAGCCTGAAAAACTGGGTGCGTCTCCAGAACGATTATGAGATGTATTGCTGTATTGTGGACTGGCACACCCTGACCGCCGATTTCGAGCACACCGCGGAATTTAAAGATCGGATTTTCGAGGTTGCCGTCGATTATATGGCCGGCGGCCTGGATCCGGAGAAATGCGCCATCTTCATCCAGTCCGAGGTCAAGGAGCATGCCGAATTGCACCTGCTTTTCTCCATGCTGATTACCGTGCCGACTCTTACCCGTCTGCCCACCTACATGGAGAAGAAAGAAGAGAAGGGCATGGACAGCTATGGTTTTCTTGGTTATCCGGTATTGCAGGCGGCCGATATCTGCGTTTACAACGCCCACAAAGTGCCGGTCGGCAAAGACCAGGAGAAACATATCTGGCTGGCCGCCGATCTGGCCAAACGGTTCAACAACATTTACGGCCCGACCTTAAACGAGCCGCAGGTGCTTTTAACCGAGATTCCGGTTATACTGGGCAGCGATGGGCGCAAAATGTCGAAATCGTACAATAACCATATCACTATCGCTGAGACACCCGAGGAAACGGCCGATAAGCTGAAGAAATTTTTCACCGACCCGGAAAAACTTCGCAAAGGTGATCCAGGGCGTCCGGAAATATGCCCGGTCTATCTGCTCCATCGTATCTATACTCCTGAGGCCGAGCGGGAAATCGCCCCGCCCTGCCGGAGCGGTGAATTGGGCTGTGTGGATTGCAAGAAACGGCTGGCCGCCAATTTGAACGAGTCGCTGGCTCCCATCCGCGAACGACGGGCGGTCATCATGCAGAATAAAGATTATGTCTGGGATGTTTTGAAAAGCGGCGCAGTCCGGGCCCGAACGAGAGCGGCCGAGGTCATGGCCAAGATCCGCCACGCCATGAGAATGGAATACTATTGATGAATAACGGACAGAATGAAAATTACGCGGTCAACCTGGAAGTATTCCACGGCCCGCTGGATCTGCTGTTGTACCTGATCAAAAAAGATGAAATCGACATTTACGATATTCCTATCGCCCGGGTCACCGAGCAATACATGCAGTACCTGGAACTGATGAAAACGCTGAACCTGGAACTGGCCGGGGAATATATCCTGATGGCCTCGACCCTGATCCGGATCAAAGCCCGGTTGCTTTTGCCTCGTGATGACGAAGACGGCGAGGAACCCGATCCCCGCGAGGAACTGGTCGCGGCTCTTCTGGAATACAAGAAATACAAAGAAGCCGGCGAAATCCTGCGGGAAAAACGACTGATGGAGGAGAGGGTCTATGTTCCCCCTCCGGTGGGCGGGGGCAACGGGAAAAAAGAAAAAGTGGTGTTGCTGGAATCGACTACCCTGTTCGACCTGCTGACGGCGTTCAAGGCGGTTCTGGAACGGGTCAAGGAAGAACGGCTGTACGAAATCAATCCCGAACTGATCAGTATCGAGGACCGGATCGACCGGATCCTGGATTTGATGGCCGAAAAAGAGTCGATGCTTTTTCAGGATTTATTTTCGGATATACCGAGAAAATTGATCGCTATTCTTACCTTCATGGCCCTGCTGGAATTAATGAAATTAAGGCGGGTGACGGTCAGGCAGTCATTGCCGTTTTCTGAAATCAGGGTTTATCGGGGAGATCTCTTCAACGATCCGCACCCGGCCCTGGAATTCGTAACCAATATGAAAAATTAGTCTGCCGGGAGAATAATAATGCTTGAAATGGATATCAAATTGCCACTGGTCGAATCACTCATTTTGGCCTCACCGGAGCCGCTCCCGGCCCGGAAGATAGCCGATATTGTCGAAGATATCTCCAGCAGCGATATCGAGGAAATAATCGATCTGCTAAACCGGCGTTACCATGAAAATAATATGTCATTTCGGATTCGCCGGATTGCCGGCGGTTACCAGATATATATTGTCGAGAGTTTTGCCCGGCACGTTGAGGAACTTCTCACCCGGCGCCGGAGTATTCGTATGACCCGCGCCGCCCTGGAAACCCTGGCCATTATAGCCTATCGCCAGCCGGTCACCAAGATGGATATCGAAATGATCCGCGGCGTGGCCTCCGATTCGGTCATCCATACCCTTCTCGAACGGAAGCTGGTCACGATGGCCGGACGGTCCGAGGCGGTCGGCCGCCCCCTGCTTTATAAAACGACCGATGAATTTTTGAAATTCTTCAACCTCAACGCCATCGATGATTTACCCAAGATGCAGGAAATCGAGGAACTCCTGGCCTCCCGCGATTCCGATTATCAGCCCAGCCTGCCGCTTGATGAACCGGCCGCGGAATCGGACGATGAGATTCCGTATCAAAAGACTGATGATGACAATGATGACGGTATCGAGGATATGACCAGTGAAGATGAAACTGCCGAACCGGAAATCTCGCTGAGGGACGAATTCGAGGAAGACGATGATTTACTGGAGACCGCCAAAATAAAGATTGTATCCCCGGTAGCCGAGGCCGGCGAGGATGATGTCATGGAAGACGATCTGGAAGAGATGGAGTCGATAGAAAATAGCGGCCAGTGAGCGGCGGGATGTTACCAGTTGTCATCATTGAGGATCGCCGTGTCCGGTTTTCAGGGGAGGCTATGCATTGATCAGGATAAATAAGTTTTTATCGGTTTGCGGAATAACCTCGCGAAGAGGCGCGGAAAAACTTATTGATGAAGGCCGGGTCACGGTCAACGATGAAAAAGTCGACAAACAGGGGGCAGTCATAGATGAAAAGAAGGATATTGTCAAAGTCGACGGCAACATTATCCGTCCAGCCGGTGAAAAGTATTATATTCTTCTCAATAAACCCAAAAATGTTCTGACCTCTCTTTCCGATCCTTTCCAGCGCCGGACGGTAGCCTATTTCACCAAAAAAGTCCCATCCCGTGTCTACCCGGTGGGACGGCTTGATTTTGATACCCAGGGCGCTTTATTATTGACCAATGACGGCGATCTGGCCTACCGCCTGGCTCACCCCAGTTATGAAATAAACAGAATTTACCGGGCGGTGGTGATGGGTGCTTTCACCGAAGCCGACTGTCGGCGGGTGGAACAGGGAATCGAGCTTGAGGATGGGCATATCGGCCGGGCCCGGGTAAAAATCTTGCGGGCCTCACTTAAAACTTCGTTGGTCGAGCTGACCCTTCATGAAGGACACAAGCGCGAAGTAAAGCAACTTCTCAAAGGCGTGGGCCACCAGGTCCGGGACCTTGCCCGAACCGAATTCGCCGGGTTGACGGTAACCAACTTGAAAGCGGGACGATGGCGCCACCTCAATAAAAAAGAGGTGCGGATGCTCAAGGCTATGGTCGGTCTTGCCGGAGAAACGAGAGAAACATGAATTTAAAAAGCCGCCCGGAGAGAGCGGCTTTTTTATATGAAGAGTGAGGATGAGAGAAAGCTATATCTGACTGGTATCTATTTCGTATTTCTTCAGTTTATCGAAAAGGGTGGTGTAATCGATTTTTAAAATTTCCGAACATTTCCGTTTATTGCCGCGGACCTGGCGGAGAATTCGAATGATGGCCGACCGTTCCGCCTGCATTTGGGCATGAGCCCCGATCTCTTTTAACCCGGCCCCCTCACGCAGTCTGATTTCCGAAGTCGAAGGCAACCTGATGGCCATGTGTTCCGGGGAAATCTTTTTGCCCTCGGCCAGAATAATCGACCTTTCAATCGTATTTTCCAGCTCCCGGACGTTCCCCGGCCAGTGATACCGGCTCAGCAGGATCAGAGCTTCTTTGGAAAGCGTCTTTTCCGTTTTTTTCATCTCTCGGCAATACTTGTTGATAAAGTAGTCGGCCAGCGGTTTGATATCATCGGGGCGCTCGCGAAGCGGCGGAATGGTGATCGGGAAAACCGACAGCCGGTAATAAAGGTCCTCGCGAAACATTTTTTTCTTGATCATTTCATTGAGGTCCATATTGGTCGCGGCAATCACCCGAACATCGACTGAAACGGTCTTGTTGCCGCCCAGCCGTTCGAAACTTTTCTGCTGGAGGACCCGGAGCAGTTTGGCCTGAAGAGCGATATCCATATCCCCGATTTCATCGAGGAACAGGGTTCCGCCGTCGGCGATTTCGAATTTGCCCATTTTCCTGGCGACCGAACTGGTGTAGGCGCCTTTTTCCGATCCGAACAATTCGTTTTCAAGCAATTCCCGGGGAATGGCGGCGCAGTTGATCGCCACATAGGGTTTATCGCGGCGCGGCGAAAGATTGTGAATGGCCCGCGCGAAAAGCTCTTTGCCGGTCCCCGATTCACCCTGGAGAAGAACCGAGGTATCGGAGGCCGCCACTTTCTGGATCAGCCGCGAGACCTCTTTCATCTT
The Candidatus Zixiibacteriota bacterium DNA segment above includes these coding regions:
- the waaF gene encoding lipopolysaccharide heptosyltransferase II, with translation MKNIVIRIPNHLGDAIMAQPAVTAFVRHCPEDRISLMLPDYTAPIYDFADRVALIGLQGRDLHGFRAIMAQRKLLSGMKYDLGYLLTPSFSSALSFFLAGVRRRCGYITDHRGPLLNGGLRPPGDGVWHRSRQYRHILESNLSLHLKSERPEIKPTDHAIGAAVGLLAAHGIRKGDAFVALAPQAIAPSRRWGSDRYGQLTRSIISEIGVGVVLIGTIHEKAAGDEIARDNPDMVNLCGETDIATATAVLSLARLFVGNDSGLAHLAAAVGLPLVVLSGADRPAETSPLADKKIVIIKDNLECISCVKNNCPLNGKAYMRCMEDITVDEVFQAVRKLWPNE
- a CDS encoding HNH endonuclease gives rise to the protein MSILNQNVLVLNQNYEPLSVCSARRAFLLLYMGKAEMIETYNGVKIRSVLTSYPLPSVVRLERYIKSPRKKILLTRKNIIIRDGSTCCYCGTTRGPMTVDHIIPKNLGGSDSWENLVCACESCNNKKGHRTPSQAGMKLLKKPKRPNHITYIQRFIGVTDDRWKPYLFME
- the trpS gene encoding tryptophan--tRNA ligase gives rise to the protein MSIKETILSGMQPTGKLHLGNLEGSLKNWVRLQNDYEMYCCIVDWHTLTADFEHTAEFKDRIFEVAVDYMAGGLDPEKCAIFIQSEVKEHAELHLLFSMLITVPTLTRLPTYMEKKEEKGMDSYGFLGYPVLQAADICVYNAHKVPVGKDQEKHIWLAADLAKRFNNIYGPTLNEPQVLLTEIPVILGSDGRKMSKSYNNHITIAETPEETADKLKKFFTDPEKLRKGDPGRPEICPVYLLHRIYTPEAEREIAPPCRSGELGCVDCKKRLAANLNESLAPIRERRAVIMQNKDYVWDVLKSGAVRARTRAAEVMAKIRHAMRMEYY
- a CDS encoding segregation/condensation protein A; the encoded protein is MNNGQNENYAVNLEVFHGPLDLLLYLIKKDEIDIYDIPIARVTEQYMQYLELMKTLNLELAGEYILMASTLIRIKARLLLPRDDEDGEEPDPREELVAALLEYKKYKEAGEILREKRLMEERVYVPPPVGGGNGKKEKVVLLESTTLFDLLTAFKAVLERVKEERLYEINPELISIEDRIDRILDLMAEKESMLFQDLFSDIPRKLIAILTFMALLELMKLRRVTVRQSLPFSEIRVYRGDLFNDPHPALEFVTNMKN
- the scpB gene encoding SMC-Scp complex subunit ScpB, which gives rise to MLEMDIKLPLVESLILASPEPLPARKIADIVEDISSSDIEEIIDLLNRRYHENNMSFRIRRIAGGYQIYIVESFARHVEELLTRRRSIRMTRAALETLAIIAYRQPVTKMDIEMIRGVASDSVIHTLLERKLVTMAGRSEAVGRPLLYKTTDEFLKFFNLNAIDDLPKMQEIEELLASRDSDYQPSLPLDEPAAESDDEIPYQKTDDDNDDGIEDMTSEDETAEPEISLRDEFEEDDDLLETAKIKIVSPVAEAGEDDVMEDDLEEMESIENSGQ
- a CDS encoding rRNA pseudouridine synthase, with translation MIRINKFLSVCGITSRRGAEKLIDEGRVTVNDEKVDKQGAVIDEKKDIVKVDGNIIRPAGEKYYILLNKPKNVLTSLSDPFQRRTVAYFTKKVPSRVYPVGRLDFDTQGALLLTNDGDLAYRLAHPSYEINRIYRAVVMGAFTEADCRRVEQGIELEDGHIGRARVKILRASLKTSLVELTLHEGHKREVKQLLKGVGHQVRDLARTEFAGLTVTNLKAGRWRHLNKKEVRMLKAMVGLAGETRET
- a CDS encoding sigma-54-dependent Fis family transcriptional regulator, with the protein product MPSILVIDDKESMRTMLSNALTEEGYSVDTVEDGQKGLDLARLKNFDLAVTDLKMPDVDGLQVLSGLKNIDNDMSVIIMTAYGTVETAVAAMKNGAYDFITKPFDPDHLTVIIERALENRRLIAENSLLREELAQNLGFSEIIGQNEKMKEVSRLIQKVAASDTSVLLQGESGTGKELFARAIHNLSPRRDKPYVAINCAAIPRELLENELFGSEKGAYTSSVARKMGKFEIADGGTLFLDEIGDMDIALQAKLLRVLQQKSFERLGGNKTVSVDVRVIAATNMDLNEMIKKKMFREDLYYRLSVFPITIPPLRERPDDIKPLADYFINKYCREMKKTEKTLSKEALILLSRYHWPGNVRELENTIERSIILAEGKKISPEHMAIRLPSTSEIRLREGAGLKEIGAHAQMQAERSAIIRILRQVRGNKRKCSEILKIDYTTLFDKLKKYEIDTSQI